In Nostoc edaphicum CCNP1411, the sequence GGTACAAGTGGCGTTTTGTCAGCCTTAGCATTAATTGACCCTCAAAGGCATAAACTCAGTATAGAACGGGGAGCAGCTTGGTTAGTTGGATGTCAAAACCCAGATGGTGGTTGGGGCGAGACTTGCCGCAGCTATGATGATCCCAGTCTCAAAGGCAAAGGAAATAGTACTGCATCTCAAACTGCTTGGGCCTTAATTGGGTTGATCGCAGCAGGTGAAGCTACTGGGAAATTAGCTCTTGAGGTGATTGAACGGGGAATTAGCTATTTAGTGGCAACTCAAAAGCCTGATGGTACTTGGTTTGAGGCGGACTTTACAGGCACAGGCTTCCCTTGCCATTTTTATCTCAAGTATCATCTGTATCAACAATACTTTCCTTTAATAGCTTTAGGTCGCTATCAAGCATTAACGAGGGAGTAGGGAGTAGGGAGTAGGGAGTAGGGATGTGAGTATTTTCGATTCGCGTCTGAATAATCGGCGTTTTTGCACCCCCACTAAATTGAAAAATGCCCAATGCCCAATGCCCAATGCCCAATGCCCCAAGCGACGGGGCAACTATCCCTGCTCCACCCATAAGGGGATGGAGTTTCCCGTCGCTTTCATTAAACTACAACGCGATCGCGTCCTTTTCTTTTTGCTTTATAGAGTGCTTCCTCGGCAGCATTAACTAAAGTAGCAGGCTCAGTTTCTATTGCCGGAATAACACTAGCCACTCCTAAACTCACAGTTAAAACAGCAGCAGGTAAACCACCAATGCTAGGATACTCACACTTAATCCCTAAAGCTTTTACTTGATCTCGAATATGTTCGGCAATGTCCATTGCAACCGTAATCTCTACTTGAGCAAGAATGGCGAATTCTTCACCACCGTAACGAGCCACTAACACTCTACTGCTTTCTTCTCTAAAATCTCCTCTCTGGGAAATCACAAAAGCACTAGCAGTAGAAGAAATCATGCTCTTACTGTATGAAAAACTGCTATTATTTGGTGAGTGGTTGATGCAGTTACAGATAGTATTAGCGATTTGCCGTAAACACTCATCTCCTGCCGAATTTCCGTAAGTTTTATTATAAATTTTAAAATAGTCAATATCGCACAAAATCAGTGATATGGGAGTGCTTTGACGAGCGGATCTTTGCCACTCAATTTGTAGGTAGGTTTGAAAGTAGCGGCGATTAACTAATTGAGTTAGTTCATCTAAGCTAGAGAGGACAAACAACTGTTGATTTTCTTGTTTCAACCGTTCAACATAACTATTGTTGAAATGCTCACTTTTTTTCAGATATTGTCGGAAATATAAACGATATAATTCACACGCAGGAGTACTGCGTAGGCGTAGCCCGTCGTTGACATCGCCTTCTAAATTAATTAACCCTATACTCTGTAATTTATATGCCAATGCTGGCTCTAATTTCACATAACTTGTAGTATTAATTACTTCATAAAAAGCATTTCCCAATTCTGGCTCATCTCGTAGTGCTAACACATACTGCTTTAAATAATCGTGATAAATTCCGGCTTCTGTGGTTGCTTGTTGCAATAGCTGTCTTAAATCCCGTTGTAATCCACCTTTACCCACAAAGTGATACAGTGCCAATCGCACTAAATAAGGATTTCCTCCCACCATTGCCATCAAACTGTCGGCATCTTTACCATCTGTCCAATCCAAACCGTGACGTTGGGCTAAATCCTGCACCTGCTCTTTGGTAAAGGGAGGTAAATTAATTGTTAAACCAATATTAAACGGCGATTGAGTCAGTTTTGTGGGAATCAGAATTTCCGTTGAATAAACCAGAACCAGACGCAGCTTTTGCCAAATTTCTACCCTTTTGGCTTGTTCATGCCACGATCGCACTAACGGTAAAAATTCTCCAGCTATTTCCTGATACTCAAACACCCAATCCACTTCATTTAATACCAAAACAAGGGGACTTGAGAGTGCAGGCAGTAAATATTGTTGGAAATAGATAGAGCAGCTGACTTTGCTACCCATATCTTCGTGCCAATAATCATTGAGTTTTGGTTCTAGCTGTAACTCCCGACTGACGTTGGCACATAACCAGCGCAAAAATTTATCCAAACTGGCAAAAACTGCTTTATCTGCTTGCTGAAAGTCCAAAGTTACGGTGTGAAAGCCTTGTTTCTTAGCGCGTGCAAGTAACCGGAGAACCAGAGAGCTTTTCCCCATCTTCTTGGGTGCTTTGATGCAAATGACACTCCCAGCTTCAGCCATTTCTGCGTAAGCAAGTTCTTCAATTGGCGGGCGAGAGATGTAAAATCTGGAATTAAGGGATACTGACCCACTAGGAAATTCTAAGGATATCGCCGTAGCTGCTCGGTTGAATTCTTTAACTAACTGCTGATGTGCTTTGCTGAGATGATGATTTTCTAGAGTCTGACGGAAATTGGACTTATTTATCGGTTCTTTGGATAAACAGCTTAATAATTGCCATAAATGAGCAGCAATTTTCTTGACACGTTCTTCGCCGTAGTCAGCTTCACAGGCTATATTGGCATAGGTTTTTCCTTCCCACGAAGAACGCAATATCAACTCTTGGAGTGTCGTTAAACCGTTTGCTTGACTGGCTTTTAGTAGCAATACTATTTCATCTATAGTCATTACTCATTAACTCTAATTCAGCATGACGTTTTCTCACACCATTAAACTTTGCAACTCAATCTACCCTGCTTTGTATAGAGAGCAGCCAGTCTTGGTCAAAAAAGCTACAGATAAGCCTTGGCAATTTTTTGTATCCTTAAAAATTTGACGTGACTTAATCATAGAATTTTTTTTACAAAAATTTCCGAGTTTTTAGGTAATTTTATGTGATTTGAACTACTTTTTTTCGACATATCTTAGAATGTAGATGCACACAATGTAGCTATTTTTTTTTCTAAAAAATTGCCATTGCGATCGCAACACAGGTTACATTCGTCTGTTTACCTTTTTCTAAATTCCATCCCAGTTGATGATATGGGCTGATATATCTCTGAACCTAAGTTACAGCCCGATAAAACCAAGTAGACGATTTGTCCGTAACAGGATCGTCAGGGTGCTAAGACAGCGTAGAGAGAGAGCTACAGGATATCTTCCTCATCGTACCAGCAGCTATGCATATCGAAGAACCCACTACCCATGAACCGGAAGTTCCATTGTCAGTAAAAGATTCGCCGAGTTTGCCAGAACCAAAAGACTTATCTCAAGAAAATTTAGATGCTTGTCAATACTCACAAGCCGCCTTACAAATGGCATTAATCGCCAGTGGCTTGGGGTTGTGGGATTGGAATCTCATAACTGACAAAACCTATTATGATCCTCAGTGGAAGCACATTCTGGGATATGAAGTAGACGAAATCGACAACGATTATAAATCCTTTGAGCAACTTATACATCCACAAGATTTACCCAGAATTCGCCAGGTATTGCACGATTATCTCCAAGGATGCACACCAGTGTTTGAAGTTGAATTCAGAATGTTGACCAAATCCGGGGAGTGGAAGTGGATTCTGACTTGTGGCAAAGTATTTCAGTGGGATAAATCCGGGAAACCAGTGCGGATGGCGGGGACGCACAAGGATATTACTCAGGATAAGGCGATGTCTACGACGGGCTGCGCCTACGCTACTCAACAATACCAACAATTTGAACAACTCCAAAGAGAAATTGCCCAACGCCAATCTACCGAAGACCAAATTAGGGAAAAATCACAGCAGCTAGAAACTACCCTTGATGAACTCAAATATACCCAAAAGCAGTTATTGCAAAACCAGAAAATGGCTAATCTCGGTCAACTGGTGGCGGATATGGCTAACGAAATTAACAACCCGGTTAGCTTCATCTACGGCAATCTCCATCCCGCCAGTCAATATGCTGAAGACTTAATCAGAATCATAGAACTTTACCAACATCACTATCCCACACCCAGCCCAGTCATTGCCTTACATCTGCAACACCTCGACCTTAGTTTTGTGAAAACAGACTTTTTAAAATTGTTGTGGTCAATGCGAGCTGGCTCTGAGCGCGTCAAAGAAATTGTTTTCGCCTTGCAGAATTTTTCAAGCTCCGACGAAGGTCAAATGAAAAAGGTTGACCTGCATAAAGGAATTGATAGTGTTCTGAGAATTTTACAGCATCGTCTGAAAGAAAAACCTGATAGAGCCGGGATTGAAGTAATTAAAACTTTTGGTGAATTACCCTTAATCGAATGTTACCCTGGTGAACTAAATCAGGTATTTATGAATATCTTAACTAATGCTATTGATGCCTTAGAAGAGAGGATGAAACATGATTATTCTTTTACTCCCAAAATTTTGATTAATACAGAAATTGTTAGCAGTCATTTATCATTGGTCAATAGTAATGAACCTTGGGTAAATGATAAACGACTAGGAAAAAAACACAAAATTATAATTCGCATTTTTGACAATGGCAAAGGGATACTTCCCCATATCCAAAGACATATATTTGAACCATTTTTTACGACCAAACCAGTAGGCAAAGGTCAAGGATTAGGGCTATCAATTAGTCGGCAAATTATAGTTGAAAAACATCAAGGTAAACTGAAGTGTAATTCTCAATTAGGTCAAGGTACAGAGTTGGTCATTGAAATGAATACAACAGCAAGACACTATGCCGCTATGAGAAAACACGCCAGCTTTTAGGTAATATTTAAGAAATCTATCAACACGAGCGTTGCCAACAGCATCGGTTGTTCATTTTACCCCATTACCATGATGCGCCAAGGCTGCCATTCCATATTCTGAAGCACGTAACTCCTGATCAGAGATTTGTGGCTCCTTGGTATAGACCGAACTCAGTAAGATATTCAGAACTCCACTTTCTTCAGCTTGACTAACAGCGCGATGTGTAATCAATTCACCTACATTCAGAATCACGTTGTCTTCTGGGTCAAGAATGACACGGGTAACTGGACGACCCAGAGCTTGTTCAATCCGTTGCTTCTTCATTGCTCGTGTGCCGCGTCCTTGTAAGTTTTCTGCCTTCGCTTTCAAGGCTTGCCAAAAAGTGTTGAGATTCTCTTGAGCAATACTTGCCCCGTCGCGCAGTTGAACTTTGTTTTCTAACCATCTGTCACTTGCGGTAGAACCGACTGCCGTTGCCAGAGTCAGACCGACAGCGTTCAGCAATTCTGCTTCTTTACCGTAAGTCTGGGCCCGATCAAGAAGGGATTCCGTTACAATTTGCCCAGATGCCGCAATAATTAAGCCATCGTTGGCACGCACTGTTTGTACGACTCTACGCCCTCTTGCCTGCTGGATCGCCACATGTCCTACTAGCGAATCAAGCGAGTGACGCAGATTAGCGGCGCTACTGTGAGTTAGGCTCCCAATTCGATTGCTAGTAGATTCTGTTGCTGCTTGCAAATTGCGACTGATATTGACAGTCAGACTGCCACCCGTAGCTCGATAGAGTTCATCAAGGATACCCATGCGATCAGCCGCTTCTGCATCGACTAGCGTCACTTCCTGCCCCTGTAGTAGCAGTACATTCCCGTCTGGAGTCAGCACATCCCGCTCAACATACTTGCCAATCACATATACCTTTTGCTCGGCAGGATCAACCAAATTGTTTGTTAGGGAAGCAGTTGCATCTCGATTGAGGTCTTGCAGTTTGCTGCTAGTGGCATCAGTTACAGCTTGCAATTGCTCACCTGCATTCTGACTTGCTTCCTGTAGCACACGGTTCATACTCTCTACTGAGCTTTGCATCTGCTCATTCACAGTTTGAGATGCTGTTTGTAGTCTGCGATTGGTAGTCTCAGCTGATTCCTGTAATCTATCTCCAGTTGCCTGAACTGCTCCTCGGATACCACCGATCTGTTCTTCCATCATTTGAGAGGTTTCTGGAGGTACAAAGGCAACATCATAACCAATTTTCAGGGCTTCACGAGCAGGAACGAACGATCGCCCTGAGTAAGCATCGGCAAATACACCACCAGAAACTTCGTATCCTTCCACCAGTCCACTATGCTCATCGAAGAACAAATCGACCAATCCACCAAGGTCAAGTCCCTCAGTAGTCAGAATTCTCTTTTTTCTCAGCACAATATTTTGGTGCAGAATCTCTTTAATTGCAGGGACACGATGTGCTTTAACAACAGATTCTTTCGAGTTAACTACAATCGCATCTAACCCAATCGCTTGCACTTCTTCCAGAGGAATCACTTTTGCATCTCGAAATAGTCCTTTTTCTGCAACGAGAAAACCCAAAAGTTGATTGCGTTTCTGGTCAAAAATTAAATCTATAATTCGGACAACTTTCTCGCCTGTGTCGTAGGTAACGACAACTTTATCTATAACATCACTACCTTTACGCATTTATCTATCCCTTCTATATTGATTTTCTTGTTCAATCACTTGTTCGTTGGTTACTTGACCTTTAAGCTGAAAATATCGTCCCTCTCTACCAAAACTGGGAACGAGATCAATCATGCCAAAGTATTCGAGTAATACCCCAAATATGGCAACAAGGATGATTAAAACAGTTGTATTTGCTCCATTATTAGAGCGTTTTCCTATGAGTCTAGGCATTGTATTTCATTATTTATTATTGTTTTTTCTTATCGTAAACATTGCTATAAATGTTATACAAGAAATTTATATCATTAAATTTAGTTAATATGTTTATTTATTGGTATATACCTTACTTTAGATACTCTTGTTGAATCAAAAGATTCAAAGGGCATCTTTCCAAAGATAGATTTTTTAGTTAGTTCTTATTAATCTCTTATATCTATTATTGGAAAGAAATATTTTTATTAGCCTCAATACCATTGAGTAACTTAAAAGATAATGTCATTCTTCCATTCGGGATTAGTCTCGTCGAGTTATACTGAGCGCATCTCAAAGTTAGGGTGAGGGTAGTACAAACATCAGAGTAAAGTAATGTTCACCTTTAACCTCATGAATGAGAGTAATGCACACGCTTTCCTAAGTTGGCGATACGAGCCGCTCTATGATTTATATAACTACTCAGAGCCAGAAGCTAATCTACTACAACATATTCTGCACCCCCAGAACACCTTTTACAGTATTCTGGATGAGAATGGCGAGTTGGTAGCTTACTGTTCTTTTGGACAAGATGGACAGGTAAGTGGTGGTGATTACCATGAGCAGGCGTTGGATATTGGTATGGGGATTCGCCCTGACTTGACCGGACGAGGAAAAGGCGCTGAGTATGCCAATGCCGTATTGGAATTTGCAGATAGTTTATTTCAGCCAAAAGCTTTTCGGGTAACAATTGCGGCATTCAACAAGCGTGCGATACGGGTATGGCAGAAATTGGGATTCAAGCATCAGCAATCCTTTGAGCGAGGAAGTGATGGAATGCAATTTATCGTGTTGTTACGAGCAGACTGCTGTAAGACATCGCCCAATTTGGAAAATTTAGCTTAGAACAACCCTAGCTATACCTAAACTGACAGTTAAAACAGCAGATGGTAGACCATCAATGTCAGAATACTGGATCTAATGATGGGAAAATAAAGCTAAGTTAACCATCCTCAAACTTGCTAGGCTATTTAACCAAGACAGGTAAACAGCGAATTTTATCAATCAAAATTTATGAATTCGACCGTTCCTTCTCAAACTCGAAAGCCACCCACTCAAGCAATAGGAGCCAAAATTTTCCACTGGTGTAACATCATTAGTCTATTTATCATGCTCACCAGTGGACTACAAATTTACAACGCCAACCCTGTTTTTGGTGGACGTGCAGGTTTGCACATTCCTCCGATATTTACTTTAGGAGGTTGGCTTGCAGGAGGTAGACACTGGCATTTTGCAGCAATGTGGCTATTCTCCCTAAATCTCTTGTGGTATGGAATTTACATTTTAATTACCCGGCGTTGGCGACATCGGTTTGTCGGTGCTAATGACTTCAAAGCATTACAAAAAACTCAAAATTCTAAGCGTCTAATTTATGCTTGGCATCGGATTGCATATACAGCAATTATTCCTATTTTGCTGCTGGCCTTATTTACAGGAATAGGAATGTATAAACCTGCTCAGTTTCCCTGGATAGTGGATTTGTTTGGCAATTGGCAAGCATTGCGAATCGTTCACTTTGCCTCAGTACCGCTGGTTATCTTATTTGCAGTGATTCACTCTCGATTAGGGCAAAAAGCTGGAGGCACTCAACTAACAGAATCAATGTTTTAGTAAAAAAACTCTGGTCATGGAGATAAATAGACGCGGGTACTAATAACCAATGACCAACGACAAATGACAAATGACTCTTTTTTATTTAAAAAATATGAACTTTTTTGATAAATTGAATGGAAATATCTTGCAAAATCAAAGCTTACTATTTGTAGGACTTGATCCAAATCCAGAGATGATGCCTGTGCGGTATGAATCTGAAGAACTCATCGCTGGTTTGGAGAAGTGGTTACAATTCATTATTGCTGAAACTGCTGATTTCGTTTGTGCTTATAAACCAACACTTGGCTTTTACGAAGCGTTAGGTATTCCAGGTTTAGAACTGCTGTACAAAACTTTAGCAGCTATTCCAGCCCACATCCCAGTTATTTTAGATGCCAAACACAGTGACTTAAATACTAGTACTATTTTTGCTCGGACTGTGTTTACAGAATGGCAGGTAGATGCAATCACTCTCAGTCCCTACACAGGACAAGATCATGTAGCACCTTTTTTGGTCTATCCTGATAAAGCGGTATTTATCTTATGCTGTACTTCTAATCCAGGTGCAGAAGCTTTACAGCAATATCCTACAAATGAATCACCTCTTTATTTACAGGTGGTAAAAGAATCAAAAACTTGGGGAACTCCAGAACAATTGGGTTTGGAAGTGGGAACTACAAATCCTGAAGTTTTAGGACTTATTCGAGCGATCGCGCCGGAACGAATTATTATGGCGCGTAGCATCTGGGCAGAGGGTCAAAGCCTGAAGCAAATTTTAGAAGTAGGCTTGAATGCTAACGGTGATGGTTTGCTGATTCCTGTTCCTCAAGATATGTTGGGAAACACACAATTATCTGAGCAAATCCAGTCTCTACGTGCAGAAATTAATCAAATAAAAGCTGAAATTATTCACGAAAATTCCACATGTTCTGTGTGGTTTCCTGATGTTTGTTTACTCAATCAGCATCCCCACCAGGATTTGATTTTACAACTTTATGATATTGACTGCATTATGTTTGGCAGCTTTGTCCAAGCATCGGGAGCTATATTTCCTTATTACATCGACTTACGCAAAATTATTTCCAATCCTCAAGTTTTTAATCAAGTTCTCACAGCTTATGAGGATATTTTGAAAAACCTGAATTTTGATAGGTTAGCAGGTATTCCTTATGGTTCTTTACCTACTGCGACTGGTTTAGCTTTGCGCCTTCATTGTCCAATGATTTTCCCTCGTAAAGAGGTAAAGGCACACGGAACGCGGAGAGTAATTGAAGGTAACTTTCACCCTGGTGAAACAGTTGTAGTAGTTGACGATATTCTCATCAGTGGCAAAAGTGTCATGGAAGGGGCAGGAAAGTTAGAATCAGCAGGATTAAATGTTAATGATATTGTAGTATTTATCGACCATGAACAAGGGGTAAAAGCTAGATTACAGCAAAATGGTTATCGGAGTCATGCGGTTTTAACTATTTCAGAAATTACTAATACTCTGTATCAAGCAGGGCGAATAAATGAGGAGCAATTTTTAGCTTTTGCTGAAAGTTAAAATTTGGAATAGTAGGGAATGGGAAATATTTTTCTTATCGAACAGAATTCAGGAGTCAGGAGTCAGAATACAGGAAAGGTATTCTGTATGACTGGCGGATAGCGCAGCGTTAGCGAGTCCGCGTTCGCTTTTAGCGTCTCGTAGAGAGCGTCTTGATTCTGACCGGAGGCGGAGCGTCTCCGGCTCCGTTCCTGAATTCTGACTCCTGAATTCTTCTTCAACTATTTCCCCTTGTGCATATTTAGTTCTCAGGTTCAATGTAGAAATTAGAATAATTTTGATTTTAAAATCAACTATGAATTTTTCACTGAATCAACTACTTAGATGGTTAATTTTTACGCTACTATTTCCTCTAGCTTTTCTTAATGGTTGGCTAGTATTTTTACTCGTTAAAAATTTTCAACCTGTCGTCACAATTCTTGTCTTGGCTACTTTGCTGGCATTCGTTTTAAACTATCCTGTTTCAATTATCCAAAAGCGAGGACTTAAACGTGGCTATGCAGTAGCGTTAGTTTTTATATCAGCATTGATAATTATCGTTGCTCTGGGTATCACTTTACTGCCCATTATTTTAGAGCAGTTTAATGAGATGGTTAAAGTCTTTCCCCAATGGATTGATTCTAGCGAAGAAAAACTTCAGATTGTAAATGAATGGTTTTTTAGACATAGAATAAATGTGAATTTAAGTCAGTTATTAGTGCAAATTAATGACCAATTACCCAATGAATTAGAGTTTATTTCAGATAAACTTTTAAGCATTATTATAGATACAATTGATAGTGTTTCTGAGGCGTTAATCATAGTAGTGCTGACTTTTTACCTGTTGTTAGATGGCCCAAGAATTTGGGAGGGTATATTTAAGAAGTTACCTGGAAGTCTAGCTCAACAGGTAAGCCAGTCTATTCAGCAAAACTTCCAAAATTATTTGATTGGTCAGGGAACTTTAGCTTTGCTGATGGGTGTTTCAATAACATTATTGTTTTTAGGTTTTCAAGTCCAGTTTGCTTTACTTTTTGGTTTGGGAGTTGGGCTTTTGAGCTTAATTCCCTTTGGTGATGTCGTCAGTCTTGTTGTAATAACTTTCATCATAGCCACACATAACTTTTGGTTAGCAGTAAAGGTTTTTGCGGTAGCTGTTGTCATTGACCAGTTAATTGATCAGGCGATCGCACCACGTCTTTTAGGTAAATTTACTGGTATTCGACCAATATGGGTGTTAATTGCTTTGCTTGTCGGAACAAATGTTGGTGGAGTCTTAGGTTTGGTAATAGCAGTACCTGTAGCTGGTTTTCTCAAAGATGTAGCAGATGGGTTTTCTAAATCTAGTGATTCCGATAATGCTGTTAATGGTGAAGCAGCATCAGAATTGTTGGCAGAAGAATCAATCTCGCCATGAGTCGATCTTTTTTTGGCGAAGGTATTACAAAAACCTGAGCCTATTTTATCGACTCAGGTTTCCATAAGCTTACGAGAACTGGAAGACAGAACTGTTGCTTGGATCAATATTTGTACTAATGTCAGCTTGGGTAAAGGTAGTACCAAAAAGGGTGAATAACAACTGTCCAGTACCAAAATTTGCATTGTTCACGATGCCATCTCCTAATCGGAACTGACTATTACCGTTGACAATACGCACATCTATTGCAGCAATACCACCGAAAGAAAGGATATCTCCCCCTGCTCCTGTTACAAATTCGTTGATTCGGTCTTGACCATCACCCAAGTTATAGCGAATGGTATCACTGCCATTCCCTCCAGTAAGTGTGTCATTGCCAGCGCCACCATTGAGGTAGTCATTACCTGCACCACCGGTGAGATTGTCAGCACCAGCACCACCAAACAAGGTGTCATTTCCGCCACCACCAAATAGAGAATCAGCGCCTAAACCGCCGTCTAGATAATCATTCCCTGCATTACCAATTAAGGTGTCATTCCCAGCAAAGCCAAAGAGATTATCGTTGTTGCTGGTTCCGGTGAGGGTGTTGTTAAATTCATCTCCAATATCTAGACCAATTGCATCATCTGCGATCGCACCAGTAAGATCCGCTCCCACGAAAATGGCATCGGTAAAGTCCCCTTTAGACAGATTAGCGTTCCTCAAGTTGGCATCCGTGAAATTTGCACCAACGGCAAGTCCATTAAAAAAAAGACCTTCTGCGTTGGCTTGGGTAAAGTTAGCTCCACTCAAATCAGTATCAGCAAAGTCAGCCCCACTCAAGTTTGTTACTGTAACATTGCCATTGGCATCTATGAAGGAACTAAAATCAGCACCAGTTAAAATCAAATCTTCTGCGGAAACGTTGCTGAAATTCGCGCCACGAAATTTAACATTACCTGACTGTGTTGGATTTAGTAGTTCTACATCACTGATGGAGAGATCACTGAAATTAGCCAGATCAAAAATAGAGTTTTGTAAGGTAAAATCGGTCAAGTTTGTCAGACGAAAGTCAGCCCCCGTTGCATCGACGTTGACCAAAATAGTACTATCCAACTCAGCCTCTAGAAAGCTGGCATTCACGAGCGTTGCACCTGTAAAGTCAGCGGCTTTTAGCTTCGCCTTAAATAAATCGGCTCCCGTGAAGTTAGCACCTCTCAGGTTGGGGCGCTCAGATTGTTCACCACTGAGATTAGCTTCCCGCAAATTAGCATTAGTCAGGTTAGCGTTTGATAGATTGATGAATTTCGTGTTAATCAGCGACAGATTAGCCTGTCTCAAATTGGCTCCACTGAAATTGACATTTTCTAATGTCACCTTGAACAAATTAGCTGGTTGAGAAAAGTTATTATTAGGGGCAAAAATTGCACCAGATGCATTTACGTTAAATAGCTTTGCTTCTTCAAAGTTAGTGCCTCGCAGCCCTGTATTGACGAATTGAACATTTGTAAGGGTAGCTTTGAAAAAATTGGAGCCATTTAAGTTTTGACCGTTAAAATTGTTTCCGACTAGGCTCTGTTCACTAAAGTTGAAAGCTGTCATATTATGCTCCTTAAAAAAAATTAAGCTGGTTTTTGGACTTCAACTTGTTGTTGAAAAGTCTGTTGTTGTAGTTGCTCTTGTAACCAAGAAGAGAAAAGTTCGTTGAGCAACCGTTGCTGCATAGGTTCGTTAAGTTGGGCTGGTATGAGCTTTTCCAACCGCACGATTACCCACCAATCTCCGATGTGGGTTGGTGGCGATACCTGCTCTGGTTGGCTGATGGCGAGGATTCGGGCTAGTTTGGGATGGGGTGTACTCAATGCAACTGGCCCCACTAAGCCACCAGCCTGAGCTTCTCCACCTTGAGAGTATTGCCTTGCAATTTCAGCAAAGGACTGTTCACCTTCTACAAGACGGAAGTAAAGTTCTTGAGC encodes:
- a CDS encoding AI-2E family transporter, giving the protein MNFSLNQLLRWLIFTLLFPLAFLNGWLVFLLVKNFQPVVTILVLATLLAFVLNYPVSIIQKRGLKRGYAVALVFISALIIIVALGITLLPIILEQFNEMVKVFPQWIDSSEEKLQIVNEWFFRHRINVNLSQLLVQINDQLPNELEFISDKLLSIIIDTIDSVSEALIIVVLTFYLLLDGPRIWEGIFKKLPGSLAQQVSQSIQQNFQNYLIGQGTLALLMGVSITLLFLGFQVQFALLFGLGVGLLSLIPFGDVVSLVVITFIIATHNFWLAVKVFAVAVVIDQLIDQAIAPRLLGKFTGIRPIWVLIALLVGTNVGGVLGLVIAVPVAGFLKDVADGFSKSSDSDNAVNGEAASELLAEESISP
- a CDS encoding pentapeptide repeat-containing protein encodes the protein MTAFNFSEQSLVGNNFNGQNLNGSNFFKATLTNVQFVNTGLRGTNFEEAKLFNVNASGAIFAPNNNFSQPANLFKVTLENVNFSGANLRQANLSLINTKFINLSNANLTNANLREANLSGEQSERPNLRGANFTGADLFKAKLKAADFTGATLVNASFLEAELDSTILVNVDATGADFRLTNLTDFTLQNSIFDLANFSDLSISDVELLNPTQSGNVKFRGANFSNVSAEDLILTGADFSSFIDANGNVTVTNLSGADFADTDLSGANFTQANAEGLFFNGLAVGANFTDANLRNANLSKGDFTDAIFVGADLTGAIADDAIGLDIGDEFNNTLTGTSNNDNLFGFAGNDTLIGNAGNDYLDGGLGADSLFGGGGNDTLFGGAGADNLTGGAGNDYLNGGAGNDTLTGGNGSDTIRYNLGDGQDRINEFVTGAGGDILSFGGIAAIDVRIVNGNSQFRLGDGIVNNANFGTGQLLFTLFGTTFTQADISTNIDPSNSSVFQFS